The Vibrio nitrifigilis genome window below encodes:
- a CDS encoding replication initiation factor domain-containing protein, with protein sequence MSRTIIDYVSFSGTPLILERCKEMAKQRYAFADGSAKSAHPMATMREENKKIAYFGENLAQVLGCVDENDYANKDLYFSALNNALCDADLYIESDTSFHDSYQQLISNIGIDMLDVLCHGELESFLELLQEEISYDGNVWTVERRGGYSGYRYSAKLLCNGIQAGIVAWGAANFGFYVSFSGKGCTAISMERLHKALSQMAGTKLTRVDLALDDLEGNITIDEIKERYQDGMFITQGKPPCWGEFLGGTGASATDKRKCGFVPDKGHTFYVGDRNNGKLFRGYHKGAQLNSTEYPNWNRFEVQIGNRYRVIPLDIIVNPDPYFAGAYPALASLISEVQPVRISTVKLTFKTNLENAIKHARVQYGKLVNAMRLLYEDDSHVMEVLTRGFELNDIPDRINFPVGWEYHHQKTGELAHG encoded by the coding sequence ATGAGCCGCACTATCATCGACTATGTATCATTCTCTGGCACGCCTCTGATTCTTGAGCGTTGTAAAGAAATGGCCAAACAACGTTATGCCTTTGCTGATGGTTCCGCTAAGTCGGCTCACCCAATGGCTACTATGCGTGAAGAAAACAAGAAAATCGCCTATTTCGGTGAAAACTTGGCTCAAGTTCTCGGATGCGTAGATGAAAACGACTACGCCAATAAAGACCTGTACTTTTCGGCTCTTAATAACGCGTTATGTGATGCTGATTTGTATATCGAATCGGACACATCTTTCCATGACTCTTACCAACAGCTCATTTCAAACATTGGCATCGATATGTTGGACGTCCTTTGTCATGGTGAACTCGAATCATTTTTAGAGTTGTTACAGGAAGAAATTTCCTATGACGGCAACGTTTGGACGGTAGAACGTCGCGGTGGTTATTCCGGTTATCGCTACAGTGCAAAACTTCTTTGTAACGGTATCCAAGCTGGGATTGTTGCTTGGGGTGCGGCTAACTTTGGTTTCTATGTGTCGTTCTCTGGTAAAGGCTGCACCGCTATCAGCATGGAACGTTTACACAAGGCACTGTCTCAAATGGCTGGCACTAAGTTAACCCGTGTTGACTTGGCCCTAGATGACCTAGAAGGAAACATAACCATCGATGAAATCAAAGAACGTTATCAAGATGGCATGTTCATCACTCAAGGTAAACCGCCTTGTTGGGGTGAGTTCCTTGGCGGTACTGGCGCTAGTGCTACCGATAAGCGCAAATGTGGCTTTGTTCCTGATAAGGGCCATACATTTTATGTTGGCGACCGTAATAACGGAAAGTTGTTCCGTGGCTACCATAAAGGCGCTCAACTTAACTCTACGGAATACCCAAATTGGAATCGTTTCGAGGTTCAAATAGGCAACCGTTATCGCGTGATTCCTTTGGATATTATCGTCAATCCTGACCCTTATTTTGCAGGTGCTTATCCTGCCCTAGCCTCACTCATTTCTGAGGTGCAACCAGTTCGTATTTCTACGGTTAAGCTGACGTTTAAAACCAACCTAGAAAATGCAATCAAACATGCTCGCGTTCAATATGGCAAGCTCGTTAACGCTATGCGCTTGCTCTATGAAGATGACTCTCACGTGATGGAAGTTCTGACACGTGGGTTTGAATTAAACGACATTCCCGACCGAATAAACTTTCCAGTCGGCTGGGAATACCACCATCAAAAAACTGGAGAACTAGCTCATGGCTAA
- a CDS encoding single-stranded DNA-binding protein, which translates to MSVCLIPNSDGFLAVTDTSLEDCGDSSGYIGITVDEYNTLSSYTQITAADAGSAFSFGFFAVFAVGYLSTYAIKIAIRLIRTI; encoded by the coding sequence ATGTCTGTTTGTTTGATACCTAATAGTGATGGATTTCTCGCAGTAACTGACACCTCCCTTGAGGACTGCGGTGATTCATCGGGTTATATCGGTATAACAGTCGATGAGTACAATACATTGTCGTCATACACACAGATTACCGCCGCCGATGCTGGCTCTGCGTTTAGCTTCGGTTTCTTCGCTGTCTTTGCAGTTGGCTACTTATCTACCTATGCAATCAAGATAGCTATTCGATTAATACGTACAATTTGA
- a CDS encoding DUF3693 domain-containing protein, with protein MYQSKLLDAYKQAQNYVQDKQIAHDLNVNPSRICEMRKGKRYISDSEAVFLAENSGIDPEIALLGCHADRNENPHIKQLWETIAKKFNGHGLHLNSMAYVSLGTLASMPLIEHLQYALCILC; from the coding sequence ATGTACCAAAGTAAACTGTTAGATGCCTATAAACAGGCTCAAAACTACGTACAAGACAAGCAAATAGCACATGACTTAAACGTGAACCCGTCAAGAATCTGCGAAATGCGCAAAGGGAAACGTTATATATCTGATTCAGAAGCAGTTTTTCTAGCTGAAAACTCAGGAATTGACCCTGAGATAGCATTGTTAGGTTGTCACGCTGACCGCAATGAAAATCCGCACATCAAGCAGCTATGGGAAACCATCGCAAAAAAATTTAACGGGCATGGATTACATTTAAATTCAATGGCATACGTCAGTTTAGGAACGCTCGCCAGCATGCCTTTAATCGAGCACTTACAGTACGCATTATGTATATTATGTTAA
- a CDS encoding DUF3634 family protein, whose product MWYLIIVAAIVIVWLVADRPVLKVKFKTDKIFSIKGHCPPTFKRHLTDIIEHENFSGVLKVYQLRSGMKLVFSNQVPKKIQQRIRNAFPHQGFKSNSQKAKSH is encoded by the coding sequence ATGTGGTACCTTATCATTGTTGCAGCCATTGTTATCGTTTGGTTAGTTGCAGATCGGCCAGTGTTGAAAGTCAAATTTAAAACCGACAAGATTTTTTCCATTAAAGGTCATTGTCCACCAACATTTAAACGACATCTTACCGACATTATTGAACATGAGAATTTCAGTGGTGTACTGAAAGTGTATCAGCTGCGCTCAGGAATGAAGTTAGTATTTTCAAACCAAGTACCGAAGAAGATTCAGCAACGTATTAGAAATGCGTTTCCTCATCAAGGATTCAAATCCAACAGCCAAAAAGCGAAATCGCATTAG
- the ttcA gene encoding tRNA 2-thiocytidine(32) synthetase TtcA, with amino-acid sequence MTEQTQERTKAQQYNFNKLQKRLRRNTGQAIADFNMIEDGDRIMVCLSGGKDSFTMLDILMSLQKSAPVSFELIAVNLDQKQPGFPEHILPEYLESLGVQYKIVEEDTYSIVQDKVPEGKTTCSLCSRLRRGILYRTAKELGATKIALGHHRDDILETLFLNMFYGGKMKGMPPKLVSDNGEHVVIRPLAYCREKDIIKFSEMAGYPIIPCNLCGSQPNMQRQNIKQMLNGWDKQFPGRIETMFRAMQNVVPSHLADLELFDFKSINRDSGVINGGDIGFDKEEMPQNQVDDEDMVTEFDPGLQLDVTNL; translated from the coding sequence ATGACTGAGCAAACTCAAGAGCGCACTAAAGCTCAACAATACAATTTCAATAAACTGCAAAAACGTCTGCGTCGTAACACTGGCCAAGCTATCGCTGACTTCAACATGATCGAAGATGGTGATCGCATTATGGTATGTTTGTCTGGCGGAAAAGACAGCTTCACAATGTTAGATATCTTGATGAGTTTGCAAAAAAGTGCACCTGTTTCATTCGAACTAATTGCAGTAAACCTTGATCAAAAGCAACCAGGCTTCCCTGAACATATTTTACCTGAATACCTTGAATCATTGGGTGTGCAATACAAGATTGTGGAAGAAGACACATACTCCATCGTTCAGGACAAAGTACCTGAGGGCAAAACCACATGTTCTCTTTGCTCTCGCCTTCGTCGTGGAATTCTATATCGCACAGCAAAAGAACTTGGCGCGACTAAGATAGCGCTTGGCCATCATCGCGATGATATTCTTGAAACGCTATTTTTAAATATGTTTTATGGCGGTAAGATGAAAGGTATGCCACCAAAGCTTGTTTCTGATAATGGTGAGCACGTCGTCATTCGCCCATTGGCGTATTGTCGCGAGAAAGACATCATTAAATTCTCAGAGATGGCTGGCTACCCTATTATTCCGTGTAACCTATGTGGTTCGCAGCCAAACATGCAACGCCAAAATATTAAACAAATGCTTAATGGTTGGGATAAACAATTCCCTGGCCGTATTGAAACTATGTTCCGTGCCATGCAAAACGTGGTACCAAGTCACCTTGCTGACTTAGAACTTTTCGATTTTAAGTCAATCAACCGTGATTCAGGTGTCATCAATGGTGGCGATATTGGTTTTGATAAAGAAGAAATGCCTCAAAATCAAGTTGATGATGAAGACATGGTGACTGAGTTTGATCCTGGTTTACAACTTGATGTAACCAACCTATAA
- a CDS encoding VSK receptor, translating into MWDWIVELFNDLLEFFYKLFLSLVDALKDLFAWVFDQIFDLIEVVISYIMTLFAPFDLSELTDSIPSTAAWVLSNIGLPNCLVLIATAIGIRLVLQLIPFTRLGS; encoded by the coding sequence ATGTGGGATTGGATAGTAGAATTATTTAATGACTTATTAGAGTTCTTCTATAAGTTATTTCTAAGTCTGGTAGATGCGCTTAAGGATTTATTTGCATGGGTATTCGACCAAATATTTGATTTAATCGAGGTCGTCATTAGTTATATTATGACGTTATTTGCTCCCTTTGATTTGTCTGAATTAACTGATTCTATACCTTCAACCGCTGCTTGGGTTCTGTCCAATATTGGACTGCCTAATTGCTTGGTATTGATAGCGACTGCCATTGGTATTCGTCTCGTTCTACAGTTGATTCCGTTCACAAGGTTGGGCTCATAA
- the uspE gene encoding universal stress protein UspE, whose translation MSIYSKILVVADINRDDQPALARATQLAAQSKSRSHILFFLSIYDFSYDMTSMLSSDERDAMRRGVIQQREQWMRKIAEPYLNDDFDLDVKVVWHNRPYEAIIHEVYEGQHDILVKGTRKHDMLESVLFTPTDWHLLRKCPTPVLLVKNAQWPHGASIIASVHVGSEMPAHQDLNDKMVEQLLCLSQRLDAMPYLVNAYPITPTNITVELPEFDPTTYTEAVRGHHLTAMKALRQKHGLAQENTIVQQGLPEDIIPQAAKDLNAGMCIIGTTGRTGLSAVFIGNTAEHVIDKIDCDILALKPQGYISPLDPNNTK comes from the coding sequence ATGAGCATCTATAGCAAAATTTTAGTGGTTGCAGATATTAATCGAGATGACCAACCCGCACTTGCTCGCGCCACTCAATTGGCAGCCCAAAGCAAATCAAGAAGTCACATTTTGTTCTTCTTGTCTATTTACGATTTCTCTTACGATATGACATCCATGCTCTCTTCAGATGAAAGAGATGCTATGCGTCGTGGCGTCATTCAACAAAGAGAACAGTGGATGAGGAAAATTGCCGAGCCTTATCTCAATGATGATTTCGATTTGGATGTCAAAGTGGTTTGGCATAATCGTCCGTATGAAGCCATCATTCATGAAGTTTATGAAGGTCAACATGACATTCTGGTGAAAGGGACTCGCAAGCACGACATGCTTGAATCTGTGCTCTTTACACCAACTGATTGGCATTTATTACGTAAATGCCCCACTCCGGTACTGTTGGTAAAAAATGCGCAATGGCCACACGGTGCGTCAATTATCGCATCAGTGCATGTTGGTTCAGAAATGCCCGCCCACCAAGACCTGAATGACAAAATGGTTGAGCAGTTATTGTGTTTGAGTCAACGCCTTGATGCGATGCCATATTTAGTCAATGCGTATCCGATTACACCAACTAACATCACGGTTGAATTACCAGAGTTTGATCCCACAACGTATACAGAAGCCGTTCGTGGTCATCACCTAACTGCGATGAAAGCATTGAGACAAAAACATGGTCTTGCGCAAGAAAATACCATTGTTCAACAAGGTTTACCCGAAGACATTATTCCTCAGGCTGCCAAGGATCTTAACGCTGGCATGTGTATTATCGGCACTACAGGGCGCACTGGTTTATCAGCAGTCTTTATTGGTAACACCGCTGAACATGTTATCGATAAAATTGACTGCGATATTCTCGCCTTAAAACCACAAGGCTATATCAGCCCACTTGACCCCAATAATACCAAATAG
- a CDS encoding single-stranded DNA-binding protein, with the protein MFPENVNVETRNIPAKDNRPARVICEQVAYVHLGGKFPVEMKLQLEQNQPAYTAGTYGVHPSSFSVNQFGGLELKRFGLVIESLGKLERQSA; encoded by the coding sequence ATCTTCCCAGAGAACGTGAACGTTGAAACACGAAACATCCCAGCCAAAGACAATCGTCCAGCGCGAGTGATCTGCGAGCAAGTCGCGTATGTGCATCTCGGTGGCAAGTTCCCAGTAGAGATGAAGCTCCAGCTCGAACAAAACCAACCGGCATACACAGCAGGAACATACGGTGTGCATCCATCAAGCTTTAGCGTTAATCAGTTCGGTGGGCTTGAGTTAAAACGTTTTGGCTTAGTGATCGAATCCTTGGGTAAACTTGAACGGCAATCAGCGTAA
- a CDS encoding FNR family transcription factor, whose translation MISEKPAAKRIQSGGCAIHCQDCSISQLCIPFTLNESELDQLDQIIERKKPIQKGQELFKAGDELKSLYAIRSGTIKSYTITEQGDEQITAFHLAGDLVGFDAITSDSHPSFAQALETSMVCEIPYEILDDLSGKMPKLRQQIMRLMSNEIKGDQEMILLLSKKNAEERLAAFLYNLSTRFSQRGFSPREFRLTMTRGDIGNYLGLTVETISRLLGRFQKSEILSVKGKYITILDHASLMEMAGVTQDS comes from the coding sequence ATGATTTCTGAAAAGCCTGCTGCGAAACGCATCCAATCTGGTGGCTGTGCCATTCACTGTCAAGATTGCAGTATCAGCCAACTTTGTATCCCGTTTACTTTGAATGAATCAGAGTTAGACCAGCTTGATCAAATCATTGAGCGCAAAAAGCCAATTCAGAAAGGCCAAGAGCTTTTCAAGGCGGGAGATGAGTTAAAATCTCTTTATGCTATCCGCTCTGGTACAATTAAAAGCTACACCATCACGGAACAAGGTGACGAACAAATCACTGCATTCCATCTTGCTGGTGATTTAGTAGGTTTTGATGCCATTACATCAGATAGCCATCCTAGCTTTGCTCAAGCACTAGAAACATCGATGGTTTGTGAAATTCCTTATGAGATATTAGACGATCTATCAGGTAAGATGCCTAAACTTCGTCAACAAATCATGCGTTTGATGAGTAATGAAATTAAAGGTGATCAAGAAATGATTCTCCTGCTTTCAAAGAAAAATGCAGAAGAACGTTTAGCGGCCTTTTTGTATAACTTATCAACTCGTTTCTCTCAACGTGGCTTTAGCCCTAGAGAGTTCCGTTTGACGATGACTCGTGGTGATATTGGTAACTACCTTGGTTTGACGGTAGAAACAATCAGTCGTCTACTGGGTCGGTTCCAAAAATCTGAAATCTTAAGTGTTAAAGGTAAGTATATTACTATTCTCGATCATGCTTCATTGATGGAGATGGCTGGTGTGACACAAGATTCATAG
- a CDS encoding phage protein: protein MKYNEMTKNYVFRELKCGLTIEETAEICFKTVRTVKEWDAGKPIPKECRRLMRVISNRELHHSEQWEQFEVRNGRLKLPTGQYVTPQQILTGIALLEIQSINEIGVNTKLLKYARALAKLMPNR, encoded by the coding sequence GTGAAGTACAACGAGATGACCAAAAACTATGTTTTTCGTGAATTAAAATGTGGTTTAACCATCGAAGAAACAGCCGAAATATGTTTTAAAACTGTGAGAACCGTCAAAGAATGGGACGCAGGAAAACCAATACCAAAAGAGTGTAGGCGATTGATGAGAGTTATATCGAATAGAGAACTACACCACAGTGAGCAGTGGGAACAATTCGAAGTAAGGAACGGGAGACTAAAGTTACCAACAGGGCAATACGTTACACCGCAACAAATTTTAACAGGAATTGCACTATTGGAAATCCAATCAATAAACGAAATTGGCGTTAACACAAAACTGTTAAAGTACGCCAGAGCACTTGCCAAGTTAATGCCAAACCGATAA
- a CDS encoding FIST signal transduction protein translates to MDTTGLASMLCYYTQDYKPEILSANIKQSFPGIPFIGCSSCKGVMTEKGFHHGPVVSIMAIYDKEPCAYGSGLVDLSSCQNYPQAAVHVIEQALKHADRAGEVPSLIVLHATPGNEERFIEAIDMKFGTQVPIIGGSSADNHIEHQWSLISDSGSTTNGLAMQLFFPSKPLTSGFSDGYSPTEYKGTITKASGRIIYEIDGKPAKYVYKGWIRDHAGEHISEQYIFDHIARFPIGRIAGTVHQQPYYKLTHPLQLIVNGGLELFAEVHTGEEISLMTGSLEQLISRASRVVKEANTKNYRESMVLGAIIIHCGGSMLRLGNKINQVYEKLLAQMNNQPFICPFTFGEQGRFICGENAHGNLMISSVIFYESE, encoded by the coding sequence ATTGATACCACTGGGCTAGCATCAATGCTCTGCTACTATACTCAAGATTACAAACCGGAAATCTTGTCAGCTAACATTAAGCAATCCTTTCCCGGAATTCCTTTTATTGGTTGTTCTTCTTGCAAAGGAGTGATGACCGAAAAAGGCTTTCATCACGGTCCAGTTGTAAGCATTATGGCGATTTATGATAAAGAACCTTGTGCTTATGGTTCTGGGTTAGTCGATCTTTCTTCATGTCAGAACTATCCGCAAGCAGCCGTTCATGTTATCGAGCAAGCGTTAAAACATGCAGACCGAGCCGGTGAAGTTCCGAGTTTAATTGTTTTACATGCCACTCCAGGAAATGAAGAACGCTTTATAGAAGCGATTGATATGAAATTTGGTACTCAAGTACCTATCATTGGTGGCAGTTCAGCAGACAACCATATCGAACACCAATGGTCATTAATTAGCGATAGTGGCTCGACAACTAACGGTCTTGCAATGCAGCTATTTTTCCCTTCAAAGCCATTAACTAGTGGTTTTAGTGATGGTTATTCACCAACAGAGTACAAAGGAACGATTACTAAAGCCTCTGGACGAATCATCTATGAGATAGATGGAAAACCTGCGAAATATGTATACAAAGGCTGGATTCGAGATCACGCAGGTGAACATATTTCTGAACAGTATATCTTTGATCATATTGCTCGTTTCCCCATTGGTCGGATTGCGGGAACGGTACATCAACAGCCATATTATAAGCTCACACATCCGTTACAATTAATTGTAAATGGTGGATTGGAGTTGTTTGCAGAAGTTCATACTGGAGAAGAAATCAGTTTAATGACTGGTTCACTAGAACAGTTGATTTCTCGGGCATCTCGGGTAGTAAAAGAAGCAAATACTAAGAACTACAGAGAATCAATGGTGCTAGGCGCTATTATCATTCACTGTGGCGGCTCAATGTTAAGGTTAGGAAATAAAATCAACCAAGTATATGAAAAGTTACTTGCACAAATGAACAATCAACCGTTCATTTGTCCGTTTACCTTCGGTGAACAAGGGCGTTTCATTTGCGGTGAAAATGCTCATGGGAATCTAATGATTTCTTCAGTGATTTTTTACGAATCAGAGTAA
- a CDS encoding ATP-binding protein, with amino-acid sequence MNSDQAELLKETLLELERSKEREHQLAEENRVILAALSALSNADNKYQIFEELKRVLGRYIEFDDFIVISKSKHCSSYYTFLTSNPAFQGKQWRNTPKFQRVLSGEGIVLFEPNEQDEFHHLSSSLKKQINSVLMTGISAEASNSVLLLIGKRKGQFSLETKATLLRFRPLLERAISDIEYKEELQQLVNIKTRELSIAQQQAEQANKSKSQFLAMMSHELRTPLNAVLGLIDVLRQDISKEQRDLLEQMENSAELLLIIINDILDLSRIESGHFKLQCNWIDLEKKLGNSLSYHKQLAQEKGINFTVTHQLCHENVYWLDSTRLMQILFNVVGNAIKFTKKGNVTVDLRTVSDSLMITVKDTGIGIDDDRIEQLFSPFIQADNSITRTYGGTGLGLTITKHLVELMNGKISVESKVNQGSTFTIMLPLKSKVSSRESNRFDLIDEQSSEKNHAKQILVVEDTKTNQMVIKLILNRLGYTVTLADNGQDAIKLLNHDKQFDLVFMDVSMPIMDGIEATKQIRLKGLNVPIIALTAHTMDQDKNDCLKSGMNDFVMKPIRTKDLSGVLSKFIPGN; translated from the coding sequence ATGAATTCGGACCAAGCAGAGCTATTAAAAGAAACCTTACTTGAATTAGAACGGAGTAAGGAACGAGAGCATCAATTAGCAGAAGAAAACCGTGTTATTCTCGCTGCGCTTTCCGCATTGAGTAACGCAGACAACAAATATCAAATCTTTGAAGAGTTGAAGCGGGTTCTTGGGCGCTATATAGAATTCGATGATTTTATTGTTATTTCAAAGAGTAAGCATTGCTCTTCGTACTATACATTTCTCACTTCCAACCCAGCGTTTCAAGGAAAACAATGGCGTAATACGCCAAAGTTTCAACGAGTGCTGAGCGGTGAAGGTATTGTCTTGTTTGAACCTAATGAGCAGGATGAATTTCACCATCTATCTTCTAGTCTCAAGAAACAGATCAATTCGGTCTTAATGACAGGTATTAGCGCTGAAGCAAGCAACTCCGTTTTACTCTTGATTGGTAAGAGAAAAGGGCAGTTTAGTCTCGAAACAAAAGCAACACTATTACGGTTTCGTCCTTTATTAGAGCGCGCGATTAGTGATATTGAATATAAAGAAGAACTTCAACAACTAGTAAATATTAAAACTCGCGAACTTTCAATCGCGCAGCAACAGGCAGAACAAGCCAACAAATCCAAATCCCAATTTTTAGCAATGATGAGTCATGAGCTTCGTACACCATTAAATGCCGTTTTGGGTTTGATTGATGTGTTAAGACAGGACATTTCAAAGGAACAACGTGATCTTCTTGAGCAGATGGAAAATTCTGCAGAGCTGTTACTTATCATCATCAATGATATTTTAGATTTGAGTAGAATAGAATCGGGGCACTTTAAGTTACAGTGTAACTGGATAGATCTAGAGAAGAAATTGGGTAACTCACTTAGTTATCACAAGCAACTGGCCCAAGAAAAAGGGATTAATTTCACAGTGACACATCAGCTATGTCACGAAAATGTATATTGGCTTGATTCTACTCGTTTAATGCAAATCTTATTTAACGTTGTTGGTAATGCGATTAAGTTTACTAAGAAAGGTAACGTTACTGTTGATTTGAGAACCGTGTCTGACTCGTTAATGATCACGGTAAAAGATACTGGGATTGGTATTGATGATGATCGAATTGAGCAGTTGTTTTCGCCATTCATTCAGGCAGACAACTCAATTACGCGTACATATGGTGGTACCGGTTTAGGATTAACCATTACTAAACATTTAGTTGAGTTGATGAACGGTAAGATTTCAGTCGAAAGCAAAGTCAATCAAGGAAGTACATTTACAATCATGCTGCCTTTGAAATCAAAAGTCAGCAGCCGTGAGTCTAATCGATTCGACTTAATTGATGAGCAGAGTTCAGAAAAAAATCATGCTAAACAAATTCTTGTAGTTGAAGATACTAAAACCAATCAAATGGTCATCAAGCTCATTTTAAATCGACTGGGTTACACTGTAACACTTGCTGATAATGGTCAAGATGCCATTAAACTCCTTAATCATGATAAACAGTTTGATCTCGTTTTTATGGATGTGTCGATGCCCATAATGGATGGTATTGAGGCAACAAAACAGATTCGACTGAAAGGTCTCAACGTACCAATCATTGCATTAACAGCGCACACGATGGACCAGGATAAAAATGACTGTTTGAAATCCGGTATGAATGACTTTGTTATGAAGCCAATTCGAACTAAAGACTTATCGGGTGTGTTATCTAAATTCATTCCTGGGAATTAG
- a CDS encoding zonular occludens toxin domain-containing protein: MIYGIVGRPRSGKSYESVVYHIIPAIQDGRKVVTNVSLNVDQFVKVFGPHVRDLIKVVDGKLSEYGSMQRPFSRFEDYQDDWRDEQNRGPLFVVDEAHMVLPNRQLDSKILEFYSLHGHYGIDIVLLTQNLRKIHKDVKAMIEMTYYCAKNTAFGSDKTYTKKVRLGDTSEDLNVEQRRYKKEYFPFYQSHTQSSGAVVEAAAADVKPLWKTWPFIGAGFMFCLTIVLLVYQLVIREDKTVKHAHVNKVQSTVTVNTKAQVPSGSPKPRRKNFGPLADYDLFVAGYSKQVSYISRKRNDTVVDADNTFNRVYLDVYSGAQKMFTLNNYDLKKMGYEFKELASCVYEAYFHDSSRIVVCREAVMTQPDLIAEASPIKF, from the coding sequence ATGATATATGGTATTGTTGGCCGTCCTCGTAGCGGTAAATCATACGAGTCTGTTGTCTATCATATAATTCCTGCCATTCAAGATGGTCGCAAGGTCGTGACTAATGTGTCACTTAACGTTGACCAGTTCGTTAAGGTATTCGGCCCTCATGTTAGAGACCTTATCAAGGTGGTAGACGGCAAGTTATCAGAATACGGCAGTATGCAGCGCCCTTTTTCGCGCTTTGAAGATTACCAAGATGATTGGCGTGATGAGCAAAACCGTGGGCCTCTTTTCGTTGTGGATGAGGCTCATATGGTTCTACCAAACAGACAGCTAGACTCAAAGATATTAGAGTTTTACTCGCTTCATGGTCACTACGGGATAGATATTGTTCTCTTAACGCAGAATCTACGCAAGATTCATAAGGACGTTAAGGCAATGATTGAAATGACGTATTACTGCGCTAAAAATACCGCTTTTGGTAGCGATAAGACCTACACCAAGAAAGTGCGCCTTGGTGATACGTCCGAGGACTTAAACGTCGAGCAGCGTAGATATAAGAAAGAGTATTTTCCCTTCTATCAGAGTCACACTCAAAGTTCCGGTGCTGTTGTCGAGGCTGCTGCGGCTGATGTTAAGCCACTCTGGAAAACATGGCCTTTCATTGGTGCTGGTTTCATGTTCTGCTTGACCATTGTTTTGTTGGTCTATCAGCTTGTAATAAGGGAAGATAAAACAGTCAAACATGCCCATGTAAATAAAGTTCAGTCAACTGTTACTGTAAATACAAAGGCTCAGGTTCCTAGCGGTTCGCCCAAACCAAGGCGTAAGAATTTTGGCCCATTAGCTGATTATGATTTATTTGTGGCTGGATATTCTAAACAAGTTTCCTATATATCCAGAAAAAGAAACGATACGGTTGTCGATGCCGATAATACATTTAATCGTGTTTATCTTGATGTATATTCTGGCGCTCAGAAAATGTTTACGCTTAATAACTATGATTTAAAGAAGATGGGTTATGAATTTAAAGAATTGGCCTCATGTGTTTATGAGGCGTATTTTCACGATTCATCAAGAATAGTAGTTTGTAGAGAGGCTGTAATGACTCAGCCGGATTTAATTGCAGAAGCATCCCCAATAAAATTCTAG